From a region of the Paenibacillus lutimineralis genome:
- a CDS encoding DUF7594 domain-containing protein, whose protein sequence is MSSSIRNIKLLFYKLGLCLLALLLGLSFTETMVMASSVTLSPISDSYVHQGNSSSNYGTSTSLYVKDDTASSRQAFIKFNLSGISNVTSAKLRIYGSSSYNTVLSAYQTADNWNESTITWNNKPVQGSLAGSVPMNTTAAYYEIDVTNYVAAEAAGDGIVSFMLQENAGKYTTLNSREKGVNGPELVISGNSTHPGGNEQPPTAPTNVTGIATSGTQIQLSWSPAEANGGVAGYEVFRNGSLAGETAGVFFLDNGLGPDTMYSYYIIARDSAGNRSAPSSTVMVRTLADSGSTPICSNALNSSVAIQNAMRTAIPGDIIAIAPGTYTGVKATSGDPGGQGLFYSGQNGTEAAPILLTSCDPDKPAVLKGVSVNDGSYGIHLTGDYWQIRNIEIDTAQKGIVIDHGNYNLLHSLKIHQIGDEGVHFRDGSSYNRLEYSTIYDTGKYQPGYGEGAYVGSDSSSNYEHLVYDNVISHTVFDGGITAEHIDIKEGASGTIIEYCTFNGTGISGENSADSFIDVKGVNTIIRYNQGYRNGNSNIKDAFQVRTHGTAYPTGMNNSFEHNTINLDDSVGYVVYATSAATGTTAHDDVRIGGGNLYNNNVNK, encoded by the coding sequence TATCTTTTACAGAGACTATGGTAATGGCCTCGTCTGTGACACTAAGTCCGATCAGTGACTCTTATGTGCATCAAGGCAACTCCTCCTCCAATTATGGAACCTCCACATCTTTGTACGTTAAGGATGATACGGCGAGCTCTCGCCAAGCCTTCATAAAATTTAATCTCTCCGGAATTTCAAATGTTACGAGCGCGAAGCTCAGAATTTACGGAAGCTCATCATACAATACGGTTCTATCCGCCTATCAGACTGCGGATAACTGGAATGAATCGACGATCACCTGGAACAATAAGCCGGTCCAGGGAAGCTTAGCTGGCAGTGTTCCGATGAATACGACAGCAGCCTATTATGAAATAGATGTGACCAACTATGTAGCGGCAGAAGCGGCCGGAGACGGCATTGTCTCCTTCATGCTTCAAGAAAACGCTGGCAAGTACACAACACTGAACAGCAGGGAAAAGGGCGTGAATGGACCGGAGCTTGTCATTAGCGGCAACAGCACTCATCCTGGTGGTAATGAGCAGCCTCCTACAGCACCAACTAATGTCACTGGTATTGCGACTTCAGGAACGCAGATCCAATTAAGCTGGAGTCCGGCCGAGGCTAACGGCGGAGTTGCGGGGTATGAAGTATTTCGCAATGGGAGTCTGGCAGGGGAGACAGCGGGTGTCTTTTTCCTGGATAACGGGTTGGGTCCGGATACGATGTACAGCTACTACATTATAGCTAGAGACAGTGCAGGTAACCGTTCAGCACCCAGTAGCACGGTGATGGTTAGAACGCTGGCTGATTCCGGCTCGACTCCGATCTGTAGTAACGCGCTGAACAGCAGCGTCGCTATTCAGAATGCAATGCGGACGGCAATCCCCGGCGATATTATTGCGATTGCTCCAGGTACTTATACGGGAGTAAAGGCGACAAGTGGAGACCCCGGAGGACAAGGATTGTTCTATTCCGGTCAAAATGGCACTGAAGCTGCACCGATCCTGCTAACGAGCTGTGACCCGGACAAGCCAGCTGTGCTGAAAGGGGTAAGCGTGAATGACGGGTCTTACGGCATCCATTTAACCGGAGATTATTGGCAAATCCGCAACATTGAAATCGATACAGCACAAAAGGGGATCGTCATTGATCATGGCAACTATAATCTGCTTCATAGCCTTAAGATACATCAGATCGGTGATGAGGGTGTTCATTTTCGCGATGGCAGTTCGTATAACAGATTAGAGTATTCCACGATCTATGATACGGGCAAATATCAGCCGGGGTATGGGGAAGGTGCTTATGTCGGATCGGATTCCAGCTCCAATTATGAGCATCTGGTGTACGACAACGTGATCAGCCATACGGTGTTTGATGGCGGGATCACAGCGGAACATATTGACATCAAAGAAGGGGCAAGTGGAACGATTATTGAGTATTGCACCTTTAATGGTACGGGCATCAGTGGAGAGAATAGTGCGGACAGCTTCATTGATGTCAAAGGCGTGAATACGATCATTCGCTATAATCAGGGCTATCGCAACGGTAATTCCAACATCAAAGATGCATTCCAGGTTCGAACTCATGGAACGGCGTATCCGACCGGGATGAATAATTCTTTTGAACATAACACGATCAATCTGGATGATTCAGTTGGTTATGTCGTGTATGCCACCAGTGCGGCAACGGGGACGACAGCCCATGATGATGTGCGGATTGGCGGCGGCAACCTGTATAACAACAACGTCAATAAATGA